The sequence GTCATGATGCTGCAATCGGCTCCTCAGCCCAGCTAAATCAAGCTATTGTCGAATTTCTTCAAGAGACAAACTTTTTGTAGATATTCCCACAATTCCTAGCCCCTCAGCTAAACTCAGCGCCCCTCTGCGTTGATGAAAATTTTCCCTCTCTCCTGATAACGGGTAAAATCTCTAGCCTCTAAATCCTAAATTCCCATTTACATTTAGGAAGCAAATTATGCGGATCATGATGATTCAACCCAACTATCATTCTGGTGGTGCCGAAATTGCTGGTAATTGGCCGCCTAGTTGGGTACCTTACGTCGGTGGCGCATTAAAAACAGCAGGCTTTACAGACATCCGCTTTGTTGATGCCATGACAGATTATATCGCCGATGATGTCTTAGCTCAAATCATCGCCCAGCATCAACCGGATGTCGTCTTAGCGACCGCAATCACACCCATGATTTACCAATCCCAGAAAACGCTGAAGATTGTCAGAGAAGTCTGTCCCCAAGCCAAAACAATCATGGGCGGTGTGCACCCGACTTATATGTACAATGAGGTACTCAATGAAGCCCCTTGGGTAGATTACATTATTCGGGGAGAAGGAGAAGAGATTACAGTCAATTTGCTCAAAGCGATCGCTAATGGTACTGTGGAGAGCGATCGCCAAAATATTTTAGGTATCGCCTACCTAGAAAATGGTAAAGCAATCGCCACCCCAGCTAACCCCCCAATCGCTGATCTTGATACCCTCACTCCAGATTGGGATCTTTTGGCATGGGATAAATATATCTATACTCCCCTCAATGTGCGGGTAGCTGTACCTAATTATGCCAGAGGTTGTCCCTTCACCTGCCGTTTTTGCTCCCAGTGGAAATTCTGGCGCAAATATCGTTCCGGTAGTCCCAAACGATTTGTCGATGAAATCGAAATCTTAGTCAAAAAACACAAAGTCGGCTTTTTCATCTTGGCTGACGAAGAACCCACCATCAACAAACCGAAATTTATTGCGTTATGTAACGAATTGATTGAGCGGAATTTGGGTGTCCACTGGGGAATAAATACCAGGGTGACAGATATTCTGCGCGACGAGCAAGAATTACCACTTTACCGTAAAGCCGGACTAGTTCATGTTTCCTTAGGAACAGAAGCAGCAGCACAATTACAGTTGAATCTTTTCCGCAAAGAAACCACCATCGAACAGAACAAGCGCGCGATTCAATTATTAAAACAAAATGGGATGGTCGCCGAAGCCCAATTTATCATGGGGTTGGAAAATGAAACCCCAGAGACAATTGAGCAGACCTATCACATGGCGCTCGATTGGAAACCAGACATGGTGAACTGGAATATGTTTACACCTTGGCCATTTTCCGAATTGTTTGAAGAATTAGGCGATCGTGTAGAAGTCCGAGACTACTCACAGTATAATTTCGTTACCCCGATCATGAAACCAAACGCCATGGAACGGGAAGATGTACTCAAAGGTGTACTGCGAAACTACGCTCGATTTTACCTCCGTAAAACCTTTGAGTATTGGTTTGTGAAAGATTCATTTAAGCGTAAGTATCTTCTTGGTTGTTTAAAAGCTTTCGCCCAAACAACTCTTAACAAACGCTTCTACAACCTCAAACGAGTCAAGTATAAAGGTCTACACACCGAAGTAGAGCTAGGCTTTGACGAATCGAAAATTCTCACCCGTGAACAAATTGTGCAACGCAAACAACAACACCCAGAATTAACAGCCGATACAGACTTCTCTGGTAACATTTCCGCTTGCGGTGCGCCTAACGATCTCCCTGAATATCACGAAGATGAACAAGATGTACCGACTATGAAAATATAGAACTAGGGAATGGGGAAGACGAGGAAGATAGGGAAGTGTGGGAGGTGTGGGAGGTGTGGAAAGACGGCGAAGATCACAAGCGTAAGCATAAATTCTTTTTCACCCCATCACCCCACCTCCCCATCACCCCACACTCCCAGTCTCCCATCCCCAATTCCTGTAACATAAGTAGTGATCATAAAGTTTTCATCAATCTCATGCCTTCTACTCCTCTCACACTGAACCTGATTGAAGGTTCCGTTTCTTTCAGCTTTTCACCCCAATCGGCTCAAGAATTAAAGCTAGCGTTAGCAGAATTGATAGAGCGCTTGAAAGCTGTCGCGGCTAAACCCACTCCAGGTGGCAGCAAACCCGCTCCCCAACGTCCTGTAGAATATCGTTACACTGGCGAAGTGTTTTTAGAAATTTTTTGTAATCCCAATATTTGGCCTACCCCCTTCGCGGCTAAGGTACTACTCACTATCCGCGACGCTAGCATCCGCTTGACTACAGAAGCAGAACTCACCCGCGTCATTGAAGACGTTAATCAGTATTTAGAGCAAGTAGGCTAGGCTGGCGATTGAGAATTAAGAATTACGAATTATTATGTTTTAGATGAAAACCGTGTTTTAAACAATTACTCCGGAAAAATCACCGGAGCAGTTCACAATTGAGAACTACCCCGGCTAGGGAATTTACATACTGTAATCAAGTCACAACATCGGATATACACAATCAATCAGTTTGTCCCGACGTATTCGCTAACTTGAGAAGATATATAAATCAAACTCTAATGCTTTTGTATTAATGGGAACTTGAAGATTTTGGGTTGGTTATGCTCTCTAAAACCAGAGACTTTCCCCTCATTGGGCGTAGTAGTAGGATTGTTGTTTGTCGAATTTAAATTGCCAAAATCAACTCCTCATCCAAAATCCGATCGCCAAGTGTAGATTAGTCGTTATCCCATTCTTCCCGACCAATCAAATCGCCAATGCGATCGCGTAACAAAAAATCACACTTTTCTAGTTCACATTCAACACAAACCCACTCTCTTGCTGGGATGTATTGGCAGAGTGTATATATTGGCTGTTGTCGGCTGATCATTCCTTTTTGCACCAGTCGGCGTGCTTCATCTTGAATTACATCCAGAGAATAGTAATTGATAGAGGGCACCGTATTCACACTCATGGTTTTTACTCACAAATTACACGTAGATAGTGTTCCCGATATCTAATTGGAACAAACATTACAAGGATTAGGCTTGTGGCTAAAGTTTTGTAGTTTGCTATACGGAACTATTTACATTTTGACGCTACATAACCTCAAATTATTTAAAGAAATGTTAAGAATGTCAACGAATCCTGACATTTGCCTCGATTCCGCTTTACATAAAAATATCAGGGTAGTCAACATAACCTGCTATGCCGTTGATCTAACTTATGTGCAATATTCGTCAAGATTTTGTGGGATAGGGTTTTAGACATAAGTTGTTATGAGATAACTGTTAATAGTGAAGAATCTTTATATACCAATATCAACACCGTAGCGTCCAATTGATTCTGTTACAAACTAAGTAATAATTTCCAGCTAGCATAAAGGTATAAACTGTTGCAAAGAATACATGCTACCGTACACTGGGAAAGCTTGTTGTACCCCATCTATTAACAATTTCTTAAACTATTTTGTCGTTGTCTTGTTAATTATGACACTTAACAAAACGACAATAAATTGATCAAGCACCTATAACAAATGAGAATATTGTGCTTCCAGAGTAGCAGCAGATGAGATAGAGCGATCGCCAATTTGCCCAATCACATATTTGAGTTGATGGGTGCGAATTTCCCATTTGTAGAGACACAGGATAACTACGCTTCTAGTAATAGTAAAACAGATGCAACCCACTTACGTCTGTAAACGGGTTGCCCAATTCCCACAGATGAATTGTTCAGCAAGTTACATACTTGTTTAAGTTACTGAATTAAAAGAATTCATCGCCATCATCTTCATCCCCGTCATTGTCATCATTTTTTAACAAATCTGTACTTGGGCGTTCATCCTTGAGTTTATTCAAAAGAGATAGTACCTTAGTACCACGTTCTATCGAACGATCTTCGATAAACACGACTTCTGGTGTGCGACGCAACCTGACCCGCGCACCGAGTTCGCTACGGACAAAACCAGTTGCTGACTTCAAACCAGCCATTGTTTCTGCCTTAGCCTCATCCGTACCATAAATACTGACGAAAATTTTCGCATGTTGCAAATCGCCAGAAACATCAACATCAGTAACACTGACCATCCCTGTACCCACACGGTCATCTTTAATACCGTTGAGCAGCATTTGGCTAACTTCCCGTTTAATCAATTCAGCAACGCGGGAAACGCGGCGATTAGTAGCCATAAAAATTAAGCCTCCTCTGGGAGGTTGGACGAAATAACACAGATACAAGTTGGAGAGAACAACTCACAATCCTGACATGCAAGTAAGTGACCGTCTCCTTAGCCCTAGTCTAGATTGTACCCAAGCCTAGCATCGCCCGTAGGGTAAAAGTAATAAAAGCTAAACCGCCCACAAATAAACCGAAAAGAGCAATCAAAGTAACAGGGCGCTTCAACAACGGGAATAAAGGCTCAAAGGTGTTTAGGAAAATACCTAGGACGATAGTAATCAGGTAGCGAGGGTAGCGAAAAACATTATCCCAAAATCCATCAAACATTAATTTAGACTGCCTTGTTATAGACTATAAGTTTGTTTTGATATGCTTGTTTAACCTAATTGTAATCGATACAGATGAAAAATTAATCAAATCATCAAAAATATGATAATTTGTGATAATTCATCAGTTATATTAGCTAGATTTAGTAACTGAGTTGACATTAAATGATTAGTCAAATTTCTCCAGTAATTCATCCGCGTCCATTTTTAAAATGGGCAGGTGGCAAAAGTCGATTAATTCAGCAATATATTCCCTATTTTCCGGCAAATTATCAGACATACTATGAGCCATTTATCGGGGGTGGCGCTGTCTTTTTTTATTTACAACCATCCGCCGCTATCTTAACAGATATTAATGCTGAATTAATTACTACTTATCGCTGTGTTCGAGATCGAGTTGAAGATTTAATTTGTTTATTGCAAGAGCATCAAAACCGACACAACAGAGACTATTATTATAGTGTCAGAGCAAATATTGCTAAAACCGAATTAGAGCAGGCGGCGCGTCTAATTTATCTCAATAAAACCTGTTACAATGGTCTTTATCGAGTCAATTCCCAGGGCAAATTTAATGTACCTCTAGGTAGATACAATAATCCTCACATTTGTCAGGAAAATTTACTGCGAGCAGCTTCTAAAACTTTAGCCAACGTTGAAATTGCACAAGCAGACTTTATAGATGTACTCAGTTCTGCTCCAAATTCAAATGATTTTGTCTTCTGCGATCCGCCTTATCATCCTATTAGTAGCACCAGTTACTTCACTAGTTATAGTCAAAATTCTTTTCATGCAAAAGACCAAGAGCGCTTGAGAAATGTTTGTGCAGAATTAGCGAGTCGTGGCGTTAAAGTGATGATATGTAATTCTGATTGTGAGTTAATTAGAAATCTTTATGAGGAAATTAATTTCAAGATTTATCCTATCATCGCCGCCCGCTCGATAAATTCTAATCCTAAAAATCGAGGCATGGTTTATGAATTATTAATCACGTCATATTAACCATGTTTATTTGCCCAAGCAATGAATCTATCTAAACTATAAACTGCTAAGAGATTTTGATTATAATTAACCTGTTGCTTCATCCATCCCACAGCACCGTCTCTCATCCCTTCGCCACCGATAACTACAATAGTTGGTGCAGGATAATGATTCTGAATATTCAAGTTTAAATAAGGAAATTTCTCATCAACAGAACCACCGCTTTCTTGCCACTTACATTCAATAATTAATCCCGATGGTATTAGCGGTAAACCCATAACATAAAAATCGACTTTGAGAATTGTTTGATAAATTCCCGTACCAATATAAACCTGTTTGGCATAGCGTTTAGTTAACAAATTGGCGGTTAGTAAATATTCCTGAGTTACATGGTTTCCTATTTGAAAATAATTGTGTCCATTTAAAATGGCTTCTACATTTCCTTCTAAAATATTTCCAGATTTATTCGCCCGCCCGCCTTGAGTCATAGCCATTCTCAATCATGCTACCAAAACTCCCATTGATTATAGAATTTCACGGTAGCAGTAATTCGTGGCTTCCCTCGGATCATGGTTTTTTTGTTAAACTGTCAGTGGAAATATCTAAATTAAGATTTATGGAAGTGTCATATATTCCAGAGCTAATTCAGCAAATGTTACAGCCTGGATTCTACCCCCATGCGGTGACGGAACCAATTCAACTGATCCAAACCCATGTTTCTTATGTGCTGTTGACCGGAGATTACGCTTATAAGTTAAAAAAGCCCGTAAACTTCGGCTTTTTGGATTTTTCCACATTAGATAAACGGCAGCATTTTTGTCAAGAAGAATTACGCCTCAATCAAAGAGGAGCCGCGGAATTATACTTAGAAGTGCTATCGGTGACACAGGAGGGAGAGAAATACTTTCTGGGGGGAGCGGGAGAACCTGTGGAATATACGTTGAAGATGCGTCAGTTTCCCCAAGAGTGTCTGTTAAGTTCCTTATTTGCAAATGGTAAGTTAAGTGAGGCAGATTTTGAAGAGTTAGGGCGTGTGGTGGCTCAATACCACGCCAAAACTGAGACGAATGATTACATTCGCACTTTTGGTCAAGTCCCACAAGTTCAAGCTGCATTTGATGAAAACTACCAGCAAACCGAGAAATACATCGGTGGCCCGCAAACGCAGACACAGTTTGATGAAACTAAAGCTTACACTGAGAATTTTTTCGCCCACAGACAAGAGCTATTTCAAAGCCGCATCCAAAATCATTACATTCGGGAGTGTCATGGGGATTTACACTTAAGAAATATTGCGCTGTGGTCAGGTAAAACTCTACTGTTTGATTGCATTGAGTTCAATGAGTCATTTCGGTTTGTTGATGTTGTGTATGATCTGGCTTACGTAGTTATGGATTTGGCAGCGCAGCAGCGACAAGATTTGAGTAATGCGTATTTGAATGCTTATGTAGAGCAGACTGGTGATTGGGAAGGTTTACAGGTACTACCTATATATTTAAGCCGTCAGTCTTATGTGCGGGCTAAGGTAACTTCATTTTTGCTCGATGATCCTGGTGTACCAGCAGCAGTGAAGGAAGAAGCGACTAAAACAGCGGCTGAATATTACAAGTTGGCTTGGGAATATACTAAACCCAAGCAAGGACAATTAATTTTGATGTCCGGGTTGTCTGGTTCTGGTAAGAGTACCACAGCGCGGTACTTAGCACGTCAACTGGGAGCAGTTCATGTCCGTTCCGATGCAGTCCGCAAACATTTAGCGGGAATTGCTTTGCTAGAACGTGGTGGAGATGAGGTGTATACGCCAGAAATGACTGAAAAAACTTATGCACGGTTGTTGGCATTGGGAACTATACTAGCTAGTCAAGGTTTCTCAGTAATTTTGGATGCCAAGTATGACAAACAACAATTGCGACAAGAGGCAATTTCTCAAGCTGAAAAGTTGCAAATTCCCTTAAAAATAGTCAATTGCACAGCACCTGTGGAAGTTTTGCAAGCGCGTCTAGTTAACCGCACTGGCGATATTGCTGATGCTACCGCTGATTTATTAGCGTCTCAACTCCAGCAAGCAGAACCTTTCACTGATGCAGAAACAGCCTACGTAAAAATTATCGATACAACTCAACCGCTACAGGCACAATTAATAGAAGTAATTTCCTCATAGCTTTGTTTATTCATGGCATCAAAGAAAAACGACTTTTTCAATCTGCCTTCAG is a genomic window of Fortiea contorta PCC 7126 containing:
- the rbfA gene encoding 30S ribosome-binding factor RbfA, producing MATNRRVSRVAELIKREVSQMLLNGIKDDRVGTGMVSVTDVDVSGDLQHAKIFVSIYGTDEAKAETMAGLKSATGFVRSELGARVRLRRTPEVVFIEDRSIERGTKVLSLLNKLKDERPSTDLLKNDDNDGDEDDGDEFF
- the bchE gene encoding magnesium-protoporphyrin IX monomethyl ester anaerobic oxidative cyclase, whose amino-acid sequence is MRIMMIQPNYHSGGAEIAGNWPPSWVPYVGGALKTAGFTDIRFVDAMTDYIADDVLAQIIAQHQPDVVLATAITPMIYQSQKTLKIVREVCPQAKTIMGGVHPTYMYNEVLNEAPWVDYIIRGEGEEITVNLLKAIANGTVESDRQNILGIAYLENGKAIATPANPPIADLDTLTPDWDLLAWDKYIYTPLNVRVAVPNYARGCPFTCRFCSQWKFWRKYRSGSPKRFVDEIEILVKKHKVGFFILADEEPTINKPKFIALCNELIERNLGVHWGINTRVTDILRDEQELPLYRKAGLVHVSLGTEAAAQLQLNLFRKETTIEQNKRAIQLLKQNGMVAEAQFIMGLENETPETIEQTYHMALDWKPDMVNWNMFTPWPFSELFEELGDRVEVRDYSQYNFVTPIMKPNAMEREDVLKGVLRNYARFYLRKTFEYWFVKDSFKRKYLLGCLKAFAQTTLNKRFYNLKRVKYKGLHTEVELGFDESKILTREQIVQRKQQHPELTADTDFSGNISACGAPNDLPEYHEDEQDVPTMKI
- a CDS encoding AAA family ATPase; protein product: MEVSYIPELIQQMLQPGFYPHAVTEPIQLIQTHVSYVLLTGDYAYKLKKPVNFGFLDFSTLDKRQHFCQEELRLNQRGAAELYLEVLSVTQEGEKYFLGGAGEPVEYTLKMRQFPQECLLSSLFANGKLSEADFEELGRVVAQYHAKTETNDYIRTFGQVPQVQAAFDENYQQTEKYIGGPQTQTQFDETKAYTENFFAHRQELFQSRIQNHYIRECHGDLHLRNIALWSGKTLLFDCIEFNESFRFVDVVYDLAYVVMDLAAQQRQDLSNAYLNAYVEQTGDWEGLQVLPIYLSRQSYVRAKVTSFLLDDPGVPAAVKEEATKTAAEYYKLAWEYTKPKQGQLILMSGLSGSGKSTTARYLARQLGAVHVRSDAVRKHLAGIALLERGGDEVYTPEMTEKTYARLLALGTILASQGFSVILDAKYDKQQLRQEAISQAEKLQIPLKIVNCTAPVEVLQARLVNRTGDIADATADLLASQLQQAEPFTDAETAYVKIIDTTQPLQAQLIEVISS
- a CDS encoding PD-(D/E)XK nuclease superfamily protein, producing the protein MAMTQGGRANKSGNILEGNVEAILNGHNYFQIGNHVTQEYLLTANLLTKRYAKQVYIGTGIYQTILKVDFYVMGLPLIPSGLIIECKWQESGGSVDEKFPYLNLNIQNHYPAPTIVVIGGEGMRDGAVGWMKQQVNYNQNLLAVYSLDRFIAWANKHG
- a CDS encoding DUF751 family protein, producing the protein MFDGFWDNVFRYPRYLITIVLGIFLNTFEPLFPLLKRPVTLIALFGLFVGGLAFITFTLRAMLGLGTI
- a CDS encoding DNA adenine methylase, encoding MISQISPVIHPRPFLKWAGGKSRLIQQYIPYFPANYQTYYEPFIGGGAVFFYLQPSAAILTDINAELITTYRCVRDRVEDLICLLQEHQNRHNRDYYYSVRANIAKTELEQAARLIYLNKTCYNGLYRVNSQGKFNVPLGRYNNPHICQENLLRAASKTLANVEIAQADFIDVLSSAPNSNDFVFCDPPYHPISSTSYFTSYSQNSFHAKDQERLRNVCAELASRGVKVMICNSDCELIRNLYEEINFKIYPIIAARSINSNPKNRGMVYELLITSY
- a CDS encoding DUF4327 family protein, with the translated sequence MSVNTVPSINYYSLDVIQDEARRLVQKGMISRQQPIYTLCQYIPAREWVCVECELEKCDFLLRDRIGDLIGREEWDND